The Myroides fluvii region AACAAGCGATGAAAAATCTTAGTTACGATGGAGTGCCAGATTCAGGGTTTGTTGAATCAGCTTATAGTCTTAATGACCTAAATCTTATGAATGAGTTATACTATGATGGATTAAAATCAATGGGTTTTCAATTTCCGAGTAAAAAAGTTTTTAATCAGCGTATAAAAGAATTTTATGGAGTAGATCTTACACAAGATCAATCTAAAAATCCTAGAGTAAGAAGAGTGGGAGATTTTTTAATCTTAGTGCCTAAGTTACATGCAGAAAAGACATATAAAGAAGTGCCTATGTTAGTGTTCTCTTATCCCTGTATTGTCTTTGATATTAAAAGAAGGTATTACATATTTAGTTTGGCTTCTGCATGGGATGTTCTGGATGATTACGATGAAATTTATTATCGATTTGAGATGAGTTCATTAGATTTAGCTTATAATGATTATATCTTTTATGAGAGTAAAGCTGCTTTAATTAATTTATATCCTTTGGCTGCTAAGTATTTCACTGTCCTAGCAGGTAATGATAACTTGCCTATTGATTTACTCAAGAATTATCAGAAGAAGATATTAAAAGAGTATAACGAGATGAGCGAGCGTACCCGCAAAGGTTGGGATTACCGCATGTTTGATCGTTTGTTTTTTTCTCGCGGATTTGATGGAAAGCTAATTGTAAAGAAAAAGATGTTGGCTGCCGCCGTAGAGTTGGCAAAAGAAGATTATATCCGTGTTCCCTTAGATTACTACTTTGTCCAAATGACAACCGATTACATTCCCAATGAATATGCTGCAGATGAAAGTGAAGTAGATAATTATATGAAACAGCGTGAACCTTATTATACGCCTGAGGAACGTGCAATGATCTGGGTATATACTTCTTTGCTAGAATTAAATTTACCCCCAAGCGAAACTATGCCAACGCCTTATATGTTTATCGCATTAGCTATTCAATACCCTGCATTATATAAAGTTGCAGAAGAACACAATTTTTTTGGAGAAGATATGTCTCTAGCTTTTGAGTATATGTCAAAATCACAGTTTCAATTTTAATTATAAAACAAAGTTTTAAAAAGGACTCCAACGAAGTAATATGGTTAAAGGTTGTTTGTTGATTTTAGAATATAAAAGTAAAAATCTAAGTCAGCACAACTATTAAAAAACATCTGATTCATGAGAAGCTATGGAAAGAATAGAGGCAATATCGCGTTCTTCTTCTGGAGATTAACGAGTAAAGATTATAAGCCTAACGAGAGTTGGGCTTTTTTTCTTTAGGTTGTATCACAGAGGTGTGCTACATGGGGATATCTACTAAAATCGGAAATAGAAGCAGAAATAAGCAAAAAAAACAGAGAAAAACGAATCGAACAGAACGAAGAAACCATCACGCGATACCGAGCAGAAGGAAAAAAATACAAACAAGACAGCAACCGAACAAGTTTAAAGTACAAGGATATCAAAGAAGTTGATTGCTCGGAGTTTGTGTGTATCTACCTGTACTTATTGGGACTAACGAAAGATGTCGCTTGGTTAACTACTGGAGATATAGTTTCTGAAGGAGCTTTCCTGAAAAATGGCAGTTACAAAAAATTACTCAACGAGGGATGTAGTATAGAACATGTCGATGGTAAAGATGGTGTTTTTGACCCCAATTTTGAACCACAGCCAGGGGATATATTTGTGTGGAGGAAAGATGGAGGAGATGGTCACACAGGAATTGTCTATGATTATGATTCCACTACTGAAATGGTGACTATACTAGAAGCTTTAACAAATAGTGCAGATATGGATACTCATGTAAACAATAAGTTTCCTCATTTAAGTGAGAAAGAAAGAAAGGAAATAAAAACGTTGGGATTAGATGATAATCATACTCGAGTATCGTATTATCAATTGAAAGGAGGCGCGTTACAAGCACATGCTGGTTGGAAAGGGTATTTTCGACCAAAAGGATATAGTAAAAAATTAAAATAGCATAAAATGAAGAGAAGTATCGTGTTCTTATTACTAAGTTTCATCAGTTGCCAAAAACAAACTAAAGATTTGGTAAGTGAAGAGGTAGAAATTAAACAAGAACAAAAAAAGGAAAAAGTCCATTGGCAAGATTTGCCACAATATTTTGATCCCCAAGACACATTATATAGAGAAGTTATGAAAGGAAGAGAGAAAAAGTATCAAGAAGCGATGAGGAACATTACAGTAGCAGGTACTAATGGAATGCCTGATTATGGGTATAGAGAGTCTGAATATGAGTTAGAGGCTCTCAATTTATTAAATGAATTGTATTATGAGGGATTGAAAAGTCGCGGTTTTCAATTTCCAGATGAGGCTACCTTTGCCAAAGGAATACAAGATATATTTGGTGTAGATATCTATGCGGATCACTCCAATAATCCTCGGGTAACTACGATTGGAGATTATTTAATATTAACCCCCAAGTTACACACGAAAGATTTATATATAAACGTTCCTCTTCTTAGATTGACCCATCCAAATTTCGTTTTTGATCGAAAAAACAGATACTATATTGATGGAATCAACAATGGGTCTGAAAAATACGATGATTTTGGAGAAATATATTATTGGTATCCTTTTGGACAAGAAGATGTAGCCTGTAATAATTATATCTTTTATAGAAGTAAAGCAGCATTAAATAGTATTTACCATTCTTATTTTTCAACTAAATTGGTTGAATATGCGGGGTATGAAGGCTTTGCTTTAACCGATTACGATATTTACAAAAACATCCAAAGAAAATATATGAAGGAATATAACGAGATGAGTGAACTCACCCGCAAAGGGTGGGACTACCGCATGTTTGATCGTTTGTTTTTTTCTCGCGGATTTGATGGAAAGCTAATTGTAAAGAAAAAGATGTTGGCTGCCGCCGTAGAGTTGGCAAAAGAAGATGAAGATTATATCCGTGTTCCCTTAGATTACTACTTTATTCAAATGACGACCGATTACATTCCGAATGAGTATGCTGCAGATGAAAGTGAAGTTGATAATTATATGAAACAGCGCGAACCTTATTATACTCCAGAGGAA contains the following coding sequences:
- a CDS encoding CHAP domain-containing protein; translated protein: MKEVDCSEFVCIYLYLLGLTKDVAWLTTGDIVSEGAFLKNGSYKKLLNEGCSIEHVDGKDGVFDPNFEPQPGDIFVWRKDGGDGHTGIVYDYDSTTEMVTILEALTNSADMDTHVNNKFPHLSEKERKEIKTLGLDDNHTRVSYYQLKGGALQAHAGWKGYFRPKGYSKKLK